The proteins below come from a single Aegilops tauschii subsp. strangulata cultivar AL8/78 chromosome 6, Aet v6.0, whole genome shotgun sequence genomic window:
- the LOC109750631 gene encoding polyamine transporter PUT1 isoform X1 has product MFIVFFIARIRRSSEDNGPNKSGPFPQKRNETRSSHPLLHAAFHYYRSLRLIWGLGGYFTQSLRQALRCAVSTRSTPHRLALPTSSALERSRGRRGNRESMGSVGRPEVELSSPPPPPPPPAAAGAGSADAGQEQKPAQNGGPATGAAPAMGEEGTEYRGLPGGAGAGAAPAPSPASLSIVPLIFIIFYEVSGGPFGIEDSVGAAGPLLAIAGFLALPVIWSVPEALITAELGTMFPENSGYVVWVASALGPYWGFQQGWMKWLSGVIDNALYPVLFLDYLKSGVPALGGGAPRTGAVLGLTALLTLLNYRGLTVVGWAAISLGVFSLLPFLVMGFISIPKLRPARWLEVDLHNVDWNLYLNTLFWNLNYWDSISTLSGEIRNPAKTLPKALFYAVIFVVVGYLYPLLTGTGAVPLDREQWTDGYFADIAKLLGGAWLMWWMQAAAAMSNMGMFVAEMSSDSYQLLGMAERGMLPAFFATRSRYGTPLVGILFSASGVLLLSTMSFQEIVAAENFLYCFGMLLEFLSFVLLRVRRPDAPRPYRVPLGTAGCVAMLVPATALIVAVLALSTLKVALVSLGAVAVGLVLQPVLKFVEKKRWLRFSVNSDLPGIDVNHQPAAPDEPLIV; this is encoded by the exons ATGTTTATCGTGTTTTTTATTGCACGTATCCGCAGGAGCTCAGAAGACAACGGTCCAAACAAATCTGGTCCTtttccgcagaaaaggaatgaAACCCGATCCAGTCACCCCTTGCTACACGCCGCATTCCATTATTATAGGAGCTTGCGCTTGATTTGGGGGCTAGGAGGATACTTCACTCAATCGCTCCGCCAAGCTCTGCGCTGCGCGGTATCTACACGTTCCACGCCGCACCGCCTTGCCTTGCCTACTTCATCGGCACTCGAGAGGAGCCGTGGGAGGCGCGGGAATCGCGAATCGATGGGGAGCGTCGGGCGGCCGGAGGTGGAGTTAtctagcccgccgccgccgccgccgccgccggcggctgCAGGAGCAGGCTCTGCGGACGCCGGGCAAGAG CAGAAGCCCGCCCAGAACGGCGGACCGGCGACCGGCGCCGCACCGGCGATGGGCGAGGAAGGCACGGAGTACCGGGGCCTCCCtggcggcgcgggcgcgggcgccgCGCCAGCGCCATCGCCGGCGTCGCTCTCGATCGTCCcgctcatcttcatcatcttctacgAGGTCTCCGGCGGGCCGTTCGGGATCGAGGACAGCGTGGGCGCGGCGGGGCCGCTCCTCGCCATCGCGGGCTTCCTCGCCCTCCCCGTCATCTGGAGCGTCCCGGAGGCGCTCATCACGGCGGAGCTGGGCACCATGTTCCCGGAGAACAGCGGGTACGTCGTGTGGGTGGCCTCGGCGCTCGGCCCCTACTGGGGGTTCCAGCAGGGGTGGATGAAGTGGCTCAGCGGCGTCATCGACAATGCGCTCTACCCCGTCCTCTTCTTGGACTACCTCAAGTCCGGCGTCCCGGCGCTGGGCGGCGGCGCGCCCAGGACCGGCGCTGTCCTTGGGCTGACCGCGCTGCTGACGCTCCTCAACTACCGCGGGCTCACCGTCGTTGGGTGGGCTGCCATCAGCCTCGGGGTCTTCTCCCTCCTGCCTTTCCTCGTCATGGGCTTCATCTCCATCCCCAAGCTCCGGCCGGCGAGGTGGCTCGAGGTGGATCTCCACAACGTCGACTGGAACCTGTACCTGAACACTCTGTTCTGGAACCTCAACTACTGGGACTCGATCAGCACGTTGTCCGGCGAGATCAGGAACCCTGCGAAGACTCTGCCCAAGGCCCTGTTCTACGCGGTCATCTTCGTGGTCGTCGGCTACCTGTACCCTCTCCTCACCGGGACCGGCGCGGTGCCTCTGGACAGGGAGCAGTGGACGGACGGCTACTTCGCGGACATCGCGAAGCTGCTCGGCGGCGCGTGGCTGATGTGGTGGatgcaggcggcggcggcgatgtcgaaCATGGGCATGTTCGTGGCGGAGATGAGCAGCGACTCGTACCAGCTCCTGGGCATGGCAGAGCGGGGCATGCTGCCGGCCTTCTTCGCCACCCGTTCGCGGTACGGGACCCCGCTGGTCGGCATCCTCTTCTCGGCCTCCGGCGTGCTGCTGCTCTCGACGATGAGCTTCCAGGAGATCGTGGCGGCCGAGAACTTCCTCTACTGCTTCGGTATGCTCCTCGAATTCCTGTCGTTCGTCCTGCTGAGGGTGAGGCGGCCCGACGCCCCGCGGCCGTACAGGGTGCCGCTGGGCACAGCCGGGTGCGTGGCGATGCTGGTGCCCGCGACGGCGCTGATCGTGGCGGTGCTCGCGCTGTCGACGCTCAAGGtggcgctggtgagcctcggcgCCGTGGCTGTCGGGCTCGTGCTGCAGCCGGTGCTCAAGTTCGTGGAGAAGAAGCGGTGGCTCAGGTTCTCCGTCAACTCGGACCTCCCCGGCATCGACGTGAACCACCAGCCCGCCGCCCCCGACGAGCCGTTGATCGTGTAG
- the LOC109750631 gene encoding polyamine transporter PUT1 isoform X3, whose protein sequence is MGEEGTEYRGLPGGAGAGAAPAPSPASLSIVPLIFIIFYEVSGGPFGIEDSVGAAGPLLAIAGFLALPVIWSVPEALITAELGTMFPENSGYVVWVASALGPYWGFQQGWMKWLSGVIDNALYPVLFLDYLKSGVPALGGGAPRTGAVLGLTALLTLLNYRGLTVVGWAAISLGVFSLLPFLVMGFISIPKLRPARWLEVDLHNVDWNLYLNTLFWNLNYWDSISTLSGEIRNPAKTLPKALFYAVIFVVVGYLYPLLTGTGAVPLDREQWTDGYFADIAKLLGGAWLMWWMQAAAAMSNMGMFVAEMSSDSYQLLGMAERGMLPAFFATRSRYGTPLVGILFSASGVLLLSTMSFQEIVAAENFLYCFGMLLEFLSFVLLRVRRPDAPRPYRVPLGTAGCVAMLVPATALIVAVLALSTLKVALVSLGAVAVGLVLQPVLKFVEKKRWLRFSVNSDLPGIDVNHQPAAPDEPLIV, encoded by the coding sequence ATGGGCGAGGAAGGCACGGAGTACCGGGGCCTCCCtggcggcgcgggcgcgggcgccgCGCCAGCGCCATCGCCGGCGTCGCTCTCGATCGTCCcgctcatcttcatcatcttctacgAGGTCTCCGGCGGGCCGTTCGGGATCGAGGACAGCGTGGGCGCGGCGGGGCCGCTCCTCGCCATCGCGGGCTTCCTCGCCCTCCCCGTCATCTGGAGCGTCCCGGAGGCGCTCATCACGGCGGAGCTGGGCACCATGTTCCCGGAGAACAGCGGGTACGTCGTGTGGGTGGCCTCGGCGCTCGGCCCCTACTGGGGGTTCCAGCAGGGGTGGATGAAGTGGCTCAGCGGCGTCATCGACAATGCGCTCTACCCCGTCCTCTTCTTGGACTACCTCAAGTCCGGCGTCCCGGCGCTGGGCGGCGGCGCGCCCAGGACCGGCGCTGTCCTTGGGCTGACCGCGCTGCTGACGCTCCTCAACTACCGCGGGCTCACCGTCGTTGGGTGGGCTGCCATCAGCCTCGGGGTCTTCTCCCTCCTGCCTTTCCTCGTCATGGGCTTCATCTCCATCCCCAAGCTCCGGCCGGCGAGGTGGCTCGAGGTGGATCTCCACAACGTCGACTGGAACCTGTACCTGAACACTCTGTTCTGGAACCTCAACTACTGGGACTCGATCAGCACGTTGTCCGGCGAGATCAGGAACCCTGCGAAGACTCTGCCCAAGGCCCTGTTCTACGCGGTCATCTTCGTGGTCGTCGGCTACCTGTACCCTCTCCTCACCGGGACCGGCGCGGTGCCTCTGGACAGGGAGCAGTGGACGGACGGCTACTTCGCGGACATCGCGAAGCTGCTCGGCGGCGCGTGGCTGATGTGGTGGatgcaggcggcggcggcgatgtcgaaCATGGGCATGTTCGTGGCGGAGATGAGCAGCGACTCGTACCAGCTCCTGGGCATGGCAGAGCGGGGCATGCTGCCGGCCTTCTTCGCCACCCGTTCGCGGTACGGGACCCCGCTGGTCGGCATCCTCTTCTCGGCCTCCGGCGTGCTGCTGCTCTCGACGATGAGCTTCCAGGAGATCGTGGCGGCCGAGAACTTCCTCTACTGCTTCGGTATGCTCCTCGAATTCCTGTCGTTCGTCCTGCTGAGGGTGAGGCGGCCCGACGCCCCGCGGCCGTACAGGGTGCCGCTGGGCACAGCCGGGTGCGTGGCGATGCTGGTGCCCGCGACGGCGCTGATCGTGGCGGTGCTCGCGCTGTCGACGCTCAAGGtggcgctggtgagcctcggcgCCGTGGCTGTCGGGCTCGTGCTGCAGCCGGTGCTCAAGTTCGTGGAGAAGAAGCGGTGGCTCAGGTTCTCCGTCAACTCGGACCTCCCCGGCATCGACGTGAACCACCAGCCCGCCGCCCCCGACGAGCCGTTGATCGTGTAG
- the LOC109750631 gene encoding polyamine transporter PUT1 isoform X2, which produces MFIVFFIARIRRSSEDNGPNKSGPFPQKRNETRSSHPLLHAAFHYYRSLRLIWGLGGYFTQSLRQALRCAVSTRSTPHRLALPTSSALERSRGRRGNRESMGSVGRPEVELSSPPPPPPPPAAAGAGSADAGQEKPAQNGGPATGAAPAMGEEGTEYRGLPGGAGAGAAPAPSPASLSIVPLIFIIFYEVSGGPFGIEDSVGAAGPLLAIAGFLALPVIWSVPEALITAELGTMFPENSGYVVWVASALGPYWGFQQGWMKWLSGVIDNALYPVLFLDYLKSGVPALGGGAPRTGAVLGLTALLTLLNYRGLTVVGWAAISLGVFSLLPFLVMGFISIPKLRPARWLEVDLHNVDWNLYLNTLFWNLNYWDSISTLSGEIRNPAKTLPKALFYAVIFVVVGYLYPLLTGTGAVPLDREQWTDGYFADIAKLLGGAWLMWWMQAAAAMSNMGMFVAEMSSDSYQLLGMAERGMLPAFFATRSRYGTPLVGILFSASGVLLLSTMSFQEIVAAENFLYCFGMLLEFLSFVLLRVRRPDAPRPYRVPLGTAGCVAMLVPATALIVAVLALSTLKVALVSLGAVAVGLVLQPVLKFVEKKRWLRFSVNSDLPGIDVNHQPAAPDEPLIV; this is translated from the exons ATGTTTATCGTGTTTTTTATTGCACGTATCCGCAGGAGCTCAGAAGACAACGGTCCAAACAAATCTGGTCCTtttccgcagaaaaggaatgaAACCCGATCCAGTCACCCCTTGCTACACGCCGCATTCCATTATTATAGGAGCTTGCGCTTGATTTGGGGGCTAGGAGGATACTTCACTCAATCGCTCCGCCAAGCTCTGCGCTGCGCGGTATCTACACGTTCCACGCCGCACCGCCTTGCCTTGCCTACTTCATCGGCACTCGAGAGGAGCCGTGGGAGGCGCGGGAATCGCGAATCGATGGGGAGCGTCGGGCGGCCGGAGGTGGAGTTAtctagcccgccgccgccgccgccgccgccggcggctgCAGGAGCAGGCTCTGCGGACGCCGGGCAAGAG AAGCCCGCCCAGAACGGCGGACCGGCGACCGGCGCCGCACCGGCGATGGGCGAGGAAGGCACGGAGTACCGGGGCCTCCCtggcggcgcgggcgcgggcgccgCGCCAGCGCCATCGCCGGCGTCGCTCTCGATCGTCCcgctcatcttcatcatcttctacgAGGTCTCCGGCGGGCCGTTCGGGATCGAGGACAGCGTGGGCGCGGCGGGGCCGCTCCTCGCCATCGCGGGCTTCCTCGCCCTCCCCGTCATCTGGAGCGTCCCGGAGGCGCTCATCACGGCGGAGCTGGGCACCATGTTCCCGGAGAACAGCGGGTACGTCGTGTGGGTGGCCTCGGCGCTCGGCCCCTACTGGGGGTTCCAGCAGGGGTGGATGAAGTGGCTCAGCGGCGTCATCGACAATGCGCTCTACCCCGTCCTCTTCTTGGACTACCTCAAGTCCGGCGTCCCGGCGCTGGGCGGCGGCGCGCCCAGGACCGGCGCTGTCCTTGGGCTGACCGCGCTGCTGACGCTCCTCAACTACCGCGGGCTCACCGTCGTTGGGTGGGCTGCCATCAGCCTCGGGGTCTTCTCCCTCCTGCCTTTCCTCGTCATGGGCTTCATCTCCATCCCCAAGCTCCGGCCGGCGAGGTGGCTCGAGGTGGATCTCCACAACGTCGACTGGAACCTGTACCTGAACACTCTGTTCTGGAACCTCAACTACTGGGACTCGATCAGCACGTTGTCCGGCGAGATCAGGAACCCTGCGAAGACTCTGCCCAAGGCCCTGTTCTACGCGGTCATCTTCGTGGTCGTCGGCTACCTGTACCCTCTCCTCACCGGGACCGGCGCGGTGCCTCTGGACAGGGAGCAGTGGACGGACGGCTACTTCGCGGACATCGCGAAGCTGCTCGGCGGCGCGTGGCTGATGTGGTGGatgcaggcggcggcggcgatgtcgaaCATGGGCATGTTCGTGGCGGAGATGAGCAGCGACTCGTACCAGCTCCTGGGCATGGCAGAGCGGGGCATGCTGCCGGCCTTCTTCGCCACCCGTTCGCGGTACGGGACCCCGCTGGTCGGCATCCTCTTCTCGGCCTCCGGCGTGCTGCTGCTCTCGACGATGAGCTTCCAGGAGATCGTGGCGGCCGAGAACTTCCTCTACTGCTTCGGTATGCTCCTCGAATTCCTGTCGTTCGTCCTGCTGAGGGTGAGGCGGCCCGACGCCCCGCGGCCGTACAGGGTGCCGCTGGGCACAGCCGGGTGCGTGGCGATGCTGGTGCCCGCGACGGCGCTGATCGTGGCGGTGCTCGCGCTGTCGACGCTCAAGGtggcgctggtgagcctcggcgCCGTGGCTGTCGGGCTCGTGCTGCAGCCGGTGCTCAAGTTCGTGGAGAAGAAGCGGTGGCTCAGGTTCTCCGTCAACTCGGACCTCCCCGGCATCGACGTGAACCACCAGCCCGCCGCCCCCGACGAGCCGTTGATCGTGTAG